One Phycisphaerae bacterium genomic window carries:
- a CDS encoding DUF5009 domain-containing protein, producing the protein MADTSTSLPASTLGRRAHALDALRGFAILTMALSGMLHAYDLPAWMYHAQRPPPNYAFDPALPGLTWVDLVFPFFLFSMGAAMPLALTSRIARGARGWQLAAYAVRRGLLLLAFAVYVDHIVPWKFEVAGQVSTGRWLWSLLAFALLFPALARLPGHWPTWRVWAARLVGWGGASALLATVHYPNGTGFSLEHTDIIIVVLAHTATAGMLLWLISRDNLPLRLGFMLVVLTIILGAGPPGWLHEVWHVRSPQRSLLLAGYLKYLLIVLPGTIAGDGLLEWQRGSMHGSRPGWSRPRYLALLALTPALCVLVCAGLQARWLPGTTFASFALLAAGAGLVAGPRTDLETLLRRLYGWGALWLVLGLLVEPFEGGIRKDHATISYYFVTSGLAVLSLMIFLVLIDRFGRGRWLWLLIASGQNPMVAYVGIRNLVPPVLGLLMIERTVSRWPLTAWLGFGWACLKTGLVAAAASVCTRFKIVWRT; encoded by the coding sequence GTGGCCGACACGTCAACTTCATTGCCGGCAAGCACGCTTGGGCGACGCGCGCACGCGCTCGACGCGCTCCGCGGCTTCGCGATTCTCACCATGGCGCTGTCGGGCATGCTGCACGCCTACGACCTCCCGGCCTGGATGTATCACGCGCAGCGCCCGCCGCCGAACTACGCTTTCGACCCGGCCTTGCCGGGACTGACCTGGGTCGACCTGGTGTTTCCGTTCTTCCTGTTCTCGATGGGGGCGGCGATGCCGCTGGCGCTGACCAGCCGGATCGCGCGCGGCGCCCGCGGGTGGCAACTTGCGGCGTATGCCGTGCGGCGTGGGTTGCTGCTCCTCGCGTTCGCCGTATATGTCGATCACATCGTGCCCTGGAAGTTCGAGGTGGCTGGACAAGTCTCGACGGGCCGCTGGCTGTGGTCGCTGCTGGCGTTCGCCCTGCTATTCCCTGCCTTGGCGCGGCTGCCGGGCCATTGGCCCACGTGGCGCGTGTGGGCGGCGCGCCTCGTCGGCTGGGGCGGAGCAAGCGCGCTGCTGGCGACAGTTCATTATCCGAACGGCACCGGCTTCTCGCTGGAGCACACCGACATCATCATCGTGGTGCTTGCCCACACGGCGACCGCCGGCATGCTGCTCTGGCTGATTTCGCGCGACAACCTGCCGCTGCGGCTGGGTTTCATGCTGGTCGTACTGACGATCATTCTTGGTGCCGGCCCGCCGGGCTGGCTGCATGAGGTCTGGCACGTGCGCTCGCCACAGCGGTCCTTGCTGCTCGCGGGCTACCTGAAGTACCTGCTGATCGTCCTGCCGGGGACGATTGCCGGCGATGGATTGCTGGAGTGGCAGCGCGGATCAATGCACGGTTCTCGCCCGGGCTGGAGCCGGCCGCGCTACCTGGCGCTGCTCGCGCTGACGCCGGCGCTATGCGTGCTGGTCTGCGCGGGATTGCAGGCGCGCTGGCTGCCCGGGACGACGTTTGCATCGTTCGCCCTGCTCGCGGCCGGCGCCGGGCTCGTCGCTGGGCCGCGCACGGACCTGGAAACGCTGCTGCGTCGGCTCTACGGCTGGGGTGCGTTGTGGCTGGTGCTCGGCTTGCTGGTCGAGCCGTTTGAGGGTGGGATCAGGAAGGATCACGCGACGATCAGCTACTACTTCGTGACCAGCGGGTTGGCCGTGCTTTCGTTGATGATCTTCCTGGTCTTGATTGATCGCTTCGGGCGCGGTCGTTGGCTATGGCTGCTGATCGCCAGCGGGCAGAACCCGATGGTGGCGTACGTCGGCATACGCAACCTGGTGCCGCCGGTACTGGGCCTGCTGATGATCGAGCGCACCGTCTCGCGGTGGCCGTTGACGGCGTGGCTGGGCTTTGGCTGGGCCTGCCTCAAGACGGGCCTCGTTGCGGCGGCGGCAAGCGTGTGCACGCGGTTCAAGATCGTGTGGCGGACCTGA